From the Paenibacillus sp. MMS20-IR301 genome, the window CTATGCTGCAATTTCAATTCTTTATCCACTTCCGGGAGAAATATTGCCCGATGATAATTACGATCAAATTTCCGAGTATCCCCAACCGTTTTGGCGAACTTTGATCGTAAGAAAGATATAAAAAACACGTCAATTTCATCGTCATTATATTGATTTATAACATTTACTTGCGTATCCCAGATTTCATTTAATCCCAACTGATCCAGTTCGTCCTTATCAATCTGACCCAGCAGTTTTCCTTTTAAGATTTCGTAAGGTTTGAGTTTCACTCCACGATCATTGATAACCTCAAATACCATGGGAACATCGGTTTGCTCAACGTTTAAATTGATTAGGACCAACCTTTTCAAGAAGTAGAAGATAAAAGTTTCCAATTTATGCTTATCTAACAACTCTTTGTCCAGTACTGTGGATATAACTTTATAGTTATTGACCATATTAAAAGCAGTAATTCCGGAGGAAGTATCGATCTCCTCCAGTTTTTTCCCGGTAAAGAGTCCGGACATCGATACTTTATGTTGTTCATGATTCATCCAAAACTCTTTCTTAAAACCGGATTGGCCTGCAATCTTACCCGCCAGCCAGTCCGCTAATTCTGAATTAGCTTCATTTGCGCTATGCATCAGCTTGATCAGAACTAGGGTTAACGTTGTAAGCCGTTGCTGGCCGTCAACCACATAAATTTTCCCATCAATATTATTGGTTACATAAGTATTTAAATAGTACCAGGAATACCGTTCCACTAATTTATCTAATTCGATATCACTGTCTTTATAGCGTTGATATTCAACGTTAAATTTGTAGAAAATATCATCCAACAATCGACGAACGGGTTCGTCTGTCCACTTATACTGGCGTTGGTAAAAATCAATAAAGTAAGTTGTACTGGAAAAAACCTTATCTATATTTTGCTTGTCAGGTGTAACATCCATGGTAGTATCCTCCTACAATCAATCTCTTATTAGCTAAGTATTTTCAAATCCCGAGGATTTTCATCCTACTAAATTCCTTTTACCCCTACTTTAGTCATAGTTTCGACAGAGTAATTCATAAACCCTTTTTATGGTACATTTCCTCCCGGGTACGCAGCTGAATGGCAAATTCAAATGGAGTGCCGTTCTATCCTCTCTGAAAGGTTTAATATAATTGAAAAGGGATTATGAGGTCATATGACAGCTTAGAATAATCTTATTATCTGCATGATGAAGGAGGAGGCATTCGTGGCATTTATCCCGTTAAACTGTCCTAACTGCAGCGGCAGAATTGAATACAAGGAAGGCGCAGTCCTCAAGTGTCCCTATTGCCGGACAGAGCTTTTATTGAAGCAAAATCATGTCTATTATGTGGATCAGACCATTAACCATTATCACGGGATCCCTCCTAAGGCTAAGCCGAGGTCCCACGTCTCCGTAAGGCTGGCGCTGGTACTGCTGCTCATCCTGGCAGGCACTATCGGGACTTATTTCTATTACAGCGCGGGTTCTGCTCAGCTGAAAACAGCGGCCAGTCTGCCTGTGCGGCCGATGCCCGAAAGCGAGGTCCTGCTCTCCTTTCTGCAGGAAATCCTGGATAAAGGAACTGCCCTGCCGACAGAGGAGGAATTGGCACGTCTGCGCTATTTAACCGTGGAGCGTTCGGAGAACGACCAGTGGCAATTTACTTACAGCTTCTCCGATCCCTTCAGCGATGAGCAGGCCGAGAAGATCACTTATATTACCCAGGACAAGAGCTTGAATACCCAGCGGATTGATCAGCGGGATTTCGAAGCCTTTAAGGGGCTGACGGCACTTCACCTGACGAATACTTACGAAATCTCCCAGACTGACAATACCACTTTTGCTCATATGACAGGATTACGAAGCTATGGCGGGGCCTTTAACGAATCCTTCAGCAGATTTTCCGGCTACTTTGGTGACAAGTCTACAATCACGGAGCTTACCACCCAGTTGCGCAGCAATCAGGAAGTAGCCATGCTGCTTGAATTCCCCAATCTGAGCTCGCTGTCCATTACCTATGTGGATGAGTCCATAACAGATCTTCATTTGCTCAATAAGCTGCCGCTGAAATCCCTGTCACTAACCTTTGTCGATGAGCTGGGTTGGCTGTCGTCTATGAACGGGCTCTCATCGCTCGCCATCCATCACAGTGAAGCCACAGACCTGCAGCCGCTGTATGCCTTAACCGGGCTTCAGGAGCTTAAGCTTTCTTTTTTAACCAATGTAAAGTCCATAGACTTTGTACAAAACATGCCTGCGCTGCAGACACTGGATATCGAGAATTTGAGCTTTTCCAGTCTGGAGCGTCTGGCCGGCAAGACCTCCATTACCACACTCCGCCTGGCTTCCTTGGGCCAGCTTGGCTCGGTTGAGGCGGTGAACAGCTTGCCTTCTCTCCGGGAATTAACGTTGTCCGGTTACTACGAGAACGCAGAGGCACTGGCATTGCCGGGCGTACGGCGGGCAGATATTCCCGGCTCCTTTCTCCCAGGACTGCAGGCGCCTGCCATAACCAGTCTGACGCTCCGCGGCGGAAGCTCGGAGTTAGATGTAGCCGCATTGGGGAAATTCCCGGAGCTTGAGCAGCTGTCCCTCCGGGAGATTGACGAGATAGCCCAGCTTGACGCTCTGGATGATTTGCCCCGCCTGCAGACCTTAAACATATATGACTCGTCACTGTATAAGGAGAGCGACGCCCTGTTTCGTTTGAAGCAGGTGAACACTCTGGTGTGCTCGGAATGCCGTTTGAATTTCAGGCAGCAGGCAGCTGCTGTGAACAGCGTGCTTGAGCATTTGACCTTAGACCGGCCCTATTTCAGCGTGAACAACACCTCTGTCAGTGACGTTGATCAGGTACTGCCTTATTTCGCAAAGTTGTCCGCTCTGCGTTCCTTCACCCTGCAGGATAGCAATGTAGCTTCTCTTACGTTCATGAGCAATTGGCAGGCCATAGAAGAGCTTCATCTGGAGAACAATGCCATCTCCAATATAGAGACCCTGAGCCGGCTGCCTAATCTGCACAAGGTATTTCTGGCCGGCAATTCCGTGCTGAACAAGTCTGCGCTTGGTGCGGATGTGCTGGTGTATTAATTTTCAAAAATAAAGACGCTGCGGGAAGCAATCCCGGGGCGTCTTCTTGCTTTTTGGTGTGCCGAATTCATTCCGTCACGAAAAGGTCAGGGAGCGTGTTCTCAAGCTGCTTAATTCTTTCCGAATAATCTTGTTCTGCCTGAGCTTCCGAAAGTATATTGCTTGCCACTAACAAGTCATAAAATGATTTCAGCATCTGTGCAGATATTTTATACGGGAGTCTCTCGGCAGTAATCATCATTCTTTGACCGTCGATCAGAACAGAAGCTAGTTTCTCCGGCTGTACAAGTTCAATCTGTACACCGTTCCCGTCGATGATGAAATACATCTCCTTCATATTTTCAAACACCAGATGTTGTACTACGGCCCCGTTTGCCAAGCGGCTCTGAACTTCTTTGATGGAATAGCCCGGATTCGGATCATGGATTAGCAGCCATTTTGCAAAATCTTTTGCCGCGACTTCATCTGTATCATATTTCTCCCAAACCGTGCCCTTATCTTTACTTATCTGTATTGTATTATCCGTCATGACACGCAGATATATTTCGTTGTCCATATAAACTGCACGATACTTTGAAGCCATAAGCCTGTCTATCAGCTTCGGTACATCATATTTCTTATTGAAGGTTATATCAATCGGCATTAAAGCTGTATTGGTGTCAGCACCTTGATATAGTGAGGGCACACTGTAGGCTATAGGATTATCGGAACCCGTAGCAGCTTCCGTTTGGTCTAGTGCAGAAGTCGCAAAGATGATAACGGCACTGGCAGCAAGCAAAGTAGAAATCAGCATCTTGGTGATCGAGATCTTCTTGGCTTTCATAATCGATATAATCCTTTCTTCGGTTGAGTTTTTGGAAAAGCTGCTGATGACCGGCGCCAAGCCGATTTTCTTTTCTTCCAGACGTACAAGCGCCCTGGCATAAGCAGACTTCATATGATCCCCGGATTTCCGTATGACCGTTTCATCACAGAATAACTCAATATCACGGTTCGCAAGGATATACATCATCCATACAAAGGGGTTGAACCAATGAACGCATACGCTGGCCGCAAGAATCCATTTCTGCAGTATGTCGAACCGCCTGACGTGCGTAAATTCATGGGTCAGGATAAACGCAAGCTGTGACTCATCGTCATAGTCTAAATTTGTGGGCAAGAGTACAACCGGCCGGATAATACCGTAGGTTAGCGGAGTTGAAATATGATCCAGCTGCCTGATTTGAACATCCCGCCATAACAAATTTGACTGCTGCCATTTTTGTATAAAATCGCTTTTAACAGGCACAGCCATTTTGTAAATTTTACGGTACCTAACATGCGGAATGATAAAAGTTAAGGCACAAAACATAAAACCGGCTAACCAAACCCAAACCAAAGGTGATAGCTGTAAAGCCGTCATTAGCGGCATAACCGGCGCGGTCCAATGCTCTGTAATTGGCGGCATAATTACCGTAGTTCCCTCAATAAATGTTGAACCCTCCGGCGCGGAAATCCATTGTGGCAATGTAAACTTTCTGCTCAGATATTCCGCTAGCGTAAAAAAGCTAAATTGCGATTGAACTGAAACAGGGACAAGCAATTGAATGAATGCAACACCCCAAAGAAACATAAAGGTCAGTTTGGGCAGCTTGTGAATAAGCAGGGAACGCAAGAAAACAACTGCAAGAATAAAGACAGAAGCTGAGATGCTTATTTGAAGTAACGACATCCCCTCACCTCATTCCATGCTGTCGATAAGACGCTTCAAGCGGTTAATTTCTTCTGCCGACAGCCGTTTCTGTCTAAGCAATGAAGCGATCAGCCTGTCGGGGGCGCCATCATACATTTTATTAATCAGCTCCGTTGTTTCGTGTTCCTGGGCCTGCTCCCGCGTAATAACCGCATGGCAAACGAAATTAGGCTCATGCCGCTCAATCGCCCCTTTATCAAGGCATCTCTTGATGATGGTATACGTTGTAGTTTTGCTCCAGCCTACTTTTTCTTTTGTAATTTCGGCAATTCTCTTGGCGGGGGTATCGCCTTCATTCCACAAAATATCCATAATATTAAGCTCGCTATCGAATAGCTTCATAACCAAAATGTAAACACCTCATCCCTATATATTCTACTGCTGTAGAATCACATATTAACATTCTACTTCAGTAGAATAGCTTTGTCGATAAGGTTTTGGGAATATCTGTTTCTCAAAAGGAAGCATTTGGGTAATACATAGGAGCAGCATCTGCCTACATAACGGTCTGTTGTTTGCATGAAGCACAAAAAAATGAATATTAGAAGATAGGAGAACAAGATGGAGAATCAGAACCAGGATACTTATCGTTTTCAGGTCAACTTAAGCGGTATGATCAACATTTTGTCTAACCATTTGTACAGCAGCCCGAAGGTATTCCTCAGGGAACTGCTGCAGAATGGTATAGATGCGATTACTGCCCGGCAGGATTATTCCCAGGGTGGATACGAAGGCAAGATTCATGTCGAGGTAAGCGGGGCCAATACCGGGGCGACCCTACTAGTAGAAGATAACGGAATCGGCTTAAACGAGGATGAAATCCATGAGTTTCTGGCGATGATCGGACAATCCTCCAAGCGGGGCGAAGACTTTCTCCAGACCAATACCTCTTTTATAGGACGGTTTGGCATTGGGCTGTTGTCTTGCTTCATGGTAAGTGACGATATCGTCATGGTCACACAATCGGCCAAGGGCGGACCTGCACTGGAATGGCGCGGAAAGCCGGACGGAACCTATACGATCCGCAAGCTCGAAGGGGAATATGCTCCGGGCACCAAAGTTTTTTTGCGTTGTAAAGAAGGCTCCGAATCTTACTTCGAGGAAGACAATCTGCAGGAATGGCTGTTTCATTATGGAGCCCTGTTGCCTTATCCCATCCAGTTAGTGTCCGATCAGCATATCCGCTTAATTAATCCGCTGTCCCCGCCTTGGATCAAAGATCCGCAACTGGCCCGGAAGCACCGTGACGAGGTGCTGGCCTTCGGCAAGCAGGTGCTCGGCGAGACGTTCCGCGATTTCATCCCCCTGCACACCTCCTCGGGCCGGACGGGCGGCATCGCCTTCATCCTGCCGCAGGCGGTGAACCTGAGCGCCAAACGCAATCACCGGGTGTACCTGAAGCACATGCTGGTCTCCGAAGCCGCCAGTAACATCCTTCCGGACTGGGCGTTCTTCGTCAAATGCATGATCTGGACCGATGAGCTGCAGCCGACCGCTTCCCGGGAGCATTTCTATGAGAACGTCCAGCTGGAGCAGGTGCGGGAAGAGCTCGGGAACACCATTCGTCAGGAATTGATGCGGATGGCAGAGTACGATCCGGACCGCCTGCAGTCCATCATTTCGCTGCATGCCCTATCCATGAAGGCCCTCGCGGTGGAAGATTCGTTGTTCTACTCCATTATTCACGAGTGGCTCCCTTTTGAGAGCACGTTCGGCAGGAAGCCGCTAGGTGAGCTCAAGCAGCAGTCTCCCCTTTACTTTACAGCTACTCTGGACGAGTACCGCCAGATTACCCATGTGGCTTCGGCCCAATCCATGCTGGTGGTGAACGGCGGTTATATTTATGATTTCGAGCTGCTGTCCCTGCTGCCGGTAATTGACCCGGACGTGCAGACAGAACGGCTGCTGCCTGAGGAGGTGTCGTTATCCTTTACCGACATTACACCTGAGGAGCGGCTGGAGTACTATGAATCCGTAAGATTGGCGGACAGTGTGCTGCAGAAATTCCGCTGCCAGGTGCAGCTGCGCCGCTTCAAGCCAGAGGAGATTCCTGTGCTCTACACGCTGTCCCAGGAGTCCGCCCAGTGGCGTGTTATGGAGGCGACCAAAGAAGTGAGCACCGACGCCCTGTCCTCCGTGCTGGGCAGCCTGGGTACTTCGCTGCAGGATACGGCATATTCAACACTCTACTTCAACCTGAACAATCCTGTCATCGAGCGGGCATTCCGTTCGGCACACCGGGCGATGCTGCCGTCCATTGTCGAGATGCTGTACTGCAATGCGCTGATGATGGGGCATTATCCGATGAACCAGCAGGAGATGGGGCTATTGAACAAAGGCATCATTCAATTTATTGATTGGGGTATGACAGCCATTCACTCCACAGGAGGAGACAAATAGATGAATCAGATGAATCTAACTGAGATGAGTTTCGATGATTTGATGGAAGAAGCCTATGGCCTGCCAGGAGGAAAGGCTAAGCTCGAACTGCTGGAGCAGGCGGTACGGGCAGCAGATGCTGCAGGAGATCTCGATCAGGGCTATGAGGCCCGCAGCGAAATTGTAGAGACAGGCAGCTTCTACGGCTATCCGATGAAGGCGCTAGTCGCCTTTTCGTGGCAGCTGGGACAGTATGACAAAAACCCGGACCGGTTCGATGATTACAGCCTGCTGTGGTCCTATAAATGGGTTCTGGACCGCATCAGCTCTTTCGCAGAGATTAGCCGCACCCAGATTGAGAATCTGCTGGAGGATATGAAGACACGCTTTGCGGCAGAAGGCTACAACAGCCGTACCTATCACTATTACCGGGCACATATCTTTGCGGAATTTGGGGAGCTGGACGCTTCTCAGGCCGAATGGGATATCGTGCAGGCCATGGACCGGGATGAGATGAGCGATTGCCCGGCCTGTGAGCAGCACCATCTTGTCGAGTTTCTGGCGAAGCGGGGCGACGATGAAGGGGCCGTGAAGGCCGCCGAGCCGATTCTCAAAGGTAAAATGACCTGCGGCGAGGTGCCTCATGTGACCATCACCAAGGTGCTGTTCCCCCTCCTGCGGCTCGGCCGTCAGAAGGAAGCGGATAAGCTTCAAAAGAAGGGCTACAAATTGGTAAAGGGCAACCGCGACTTTCTGTACCACCAGGGAGAGCACATTGGTTACCTGACTTTAACCGATCCAATCAAGGCGCTGGAGGTCTTTGAAGAGTATATCGCCTCCTCTCTCGATCATGAGAACCCCGTCGACCAGATGATATTCAATGCCTATTCAGCCAGGCTGTTCCGCCGGCTGACGGAGGAATCCATCCAGTTCCAGGTCAAGCTGCCGGCAGGGCACCCGTGTGAGCACAAGTCCGGGGACGTAGCATCGCTTGCGAAGTATTTCCAGCAATTAGCTCTCGGCACAGCAGAAAAGCTGGATAAGCGAAACGGTAACGATTACTATACTGTACTTGTGCAACAGCTGTAGGCTTGTTTCTAACCAATCTACACAAATAGACCGCTTTCCCGGCAAAGGGATGCGGTCTATTTGTGCTCTGAGTATGATTTTCTATCCCTCATGCTTTCAATTCGTCTTAGGTTCTCAGTGTCCCGTGCCGGAGGTGAACCGAAGAATCGAGAGTACTCCCGATTGAACTGTGAGGGACTTTGATAGCCCACATGATATGCGGCACTTGCTACTGGATAGCCCTCAAAGGCAATGAGGTTCCTGGCCTCCAGAAGCCTTAATTGCTTTTGAAATTGAATAGGACTTAAACCTGTTGCCCTTTTAAACTGACGGTGAAAGGTATTTATAGCCATGCCGGATTCTGATGCGATCTCGCTAATATCTATTGGCCTCATAAAATTACCGCGAAACCATACTACAACTTGATAGATTTTAGATAAATTACTTTCCCGCAGACCAAATTGCCTCAGATTCCATCCTTGTGGTCCCATCAGAACACGGTAAAGGATTTCGCGCTCATAAGCTGGTGCAAGCGCTGGAATATCTCTTGATATCTTCGATAACCGCAATAAGCGCAGCCATGCCTCCATAAGTTCAATATCCATGGCACAAGCTGCGAAATGCCCGGAAGCAGCCGGTAACAGATTCTCAGGGAGATCTCTTAATAAACTCTGAAGAACATTCTGATTCAACTTGAGACCAAGTGACATGTAAGGACGGCCATAACGGTCTGGATGCACACTCGCCGTCGCAGGGACATGCATCGGTAACACGTAATAGGATGGCCCTTCCAGGTCAGCGCTACGCTCCCCGATTGAGAGAATCTTTGTTCCTTGAACCGTAAAACCAATCATCGGCTCGTAGAGCGCTGCGAGTTGATGAGCGGGGATATCTCCCTTAATCATACTTAGCCCCGGTACTCCGGTCTCAATCTGCCTGGTGCCTGCGTCTTTCATCAGATCAATGATTTCATCAAGGACGTTATTCATGCATTTAGTCTATCATACGACTTCTTATCCCTCAACAGAGTGTTATATCAATCGGTATTTTTGGGTTACTATCCTGCCGATTATAAAGAATAATTTGTGTTGCTCAAAGATTATCGTGGTGTTTTTAGGCAATTCAAAGGCATTTTCAGGCCTATTTTATTGCCGCAGATGCGGCTAAAATTAAAGCCAGATCGAACACACAATAAGGAGGATCTTATGAAAATTGCGATTGTAACAGGCGGAAGTAATGGCATTGGAAAAGCGACGGCACTTGAGCTTGGCAAGCGCGGAATCAGCGTCATTCTCACATACCATTCCTATAAAGACCGGGCAGAAGATGTCGTAAAGGAAATTGAAAAGAATACAGGCGTCCGGGCACTCGCCCTAAAGCTGGATCTGACTCAAAAATCAGCATTCGAAGGCTTTATTCTAGAAGTGAAAGAGAGCCTCCAGAACATTTGGAACAGAAACACTTTTGATTACTTAGTTAATAATGGCGGTGTCGGCTGGCCCATGATGTTCACTGAGATGAGCGAAGAATACTTCGACAAGATTCTTAATACGAACTTTAAGGGACCGGTTTTTCTTACACAGCAGCTTACCGGGTTCATGGAGGATGCCGGAGCTATTGTAAATACCTCGAGTTCATCTAAAAACCAGTCATTTCCGGGCTACTCCGTCTACGGCTCGTTAAAAGCAGCCTTCTCAACCTGGACCCGCTACATTGCCAAAGAACTTGCCCCCCGCCAAATTCGGGTAAACGCTGTTTCACCCGGTCCTACGCACAGCAATTTTGGCGACGGAGTATTTGATAAACACCCTGAATTCATTAAGCCGCTGGCTGAGCAATCTGTATTCGGCAGAATCGGCCAGCCCGAAGATCTGGCCAAGGTCATTGTGAGCTTATTGTCCGATGACTTCGGCTGGGTTACAGCCCAGGACATTGAAGTATCTGGCGGACATTTGCTGTAAGCACGCTGTATTCCCATGTAATATACGGCTGTTAAGGACGATCAATGTGCAGTCCGGACAAAAGGGGTGCCCCATCGTCATGAATCATGACTTATGGGGCACCCCCTTTATTTTCGTATCATTCACGGAACCGCCTATCCATTGCGAACCATTACAGCGACTGACTCCACGTGTATGGTATGGGGGAGGCGACCTAGTTACCGTATTACCTGTTATAGTCAATTTATGTCGCGTAGAATCAAGGTTCGTGCAGGCGGCTTGCCTTCTGTTCGCCTGATTTAATGTGACTTATCACGAATTATTGCGGCAGTTTTACAGCAGTAGGTTACGACCTAAGAAATAATTATTCATCCTTTAAATCCTCAAATTGCACATGATGAGCTAAATAGGATATGTCATTGGTGATGGTTCTACATACATCACCTGCAATTGTTGATTTTAATTTCTTTTCTCCATTCTTTGTTAAGTAAATTACGGATAGTATTTCTTTAGAAGAAATACACCATACATTGTATAAAAATTGCGAAGAATGAATTTCTCTTTGCTGTTGATCTTTTGGATCAAGAGCCCCGTCGTTCATTAAATCATTAACAACAACTGTAACTGAATCATCTTCTTCTTGAAACTGAAGAAGATTAAACCCCTGACTCATTAAGGATATTCTAAACTGATTAATCAACATTGGTTTTCTAAACTCTATAGGTTGCAAAGTGGGTTGTTTAAGTAAACTTATACTATCTAAGTTATCAAAAACAAAAATACATCGAGCTATATTGAAAACATTGGATGTTCTTACAACTTGATGGACGTAACTTTTCAGTTCGTCTAGAGTTAATTCAAACTTCACGTTGTTCTTACCATAACCGCAAATAACCTTGTCACCCTCTATTTCGTATGAATGATGATAGGCAATATTTCTCCAATCCGATAGTTTTAAGGACAAGGGGTTAGTCTTTAATAAATTAGTGAATTGAATTTTATCCAGTACATTGCTTATTGCCACACCAAAATCATACTTCTGGATTTTTTCATAATCATAAGTTTTTCCGTCTATGAGTTTCAATAGCACACAAATTTCATAAACAATATGTTTCGTTCCGATTTCGAGATTATCACCAATGTGTTTCATATAAGTAATAACTGAGTCGTAAAAGTCCGAAATCTGCCCATTAGGGGCATTCTGCTTAACTGTCCACATTAGGTTTTCTTTTTGCGAAAATTCTTTGTGAGTAGACAAGATGATATTCAATGTTTCTACTGAATTAGTACTATAAGCTTCTCGATAGCATGCTAAAACTTCCTTTAATCCATTTAAAAACACTTCATCGTAATGATATCTCACTACGAATTCAAATGTAGATAAGATTTCACTCGAAGTGGCATACTCAATTAATTTTTCATGGTTATCAAAATACTGAGACAAATGACTTACAATAGCTTCTTTTACAACTGATGGTTGATTACCTAAAGTAATTAAGTCTTGCAACATCTCAAGAATTTTATCACTCATACTACTACTCCTTATCACTTATTCTTCTTGTAGCTCATTTCTATTAATATATAATGATTAGTATGGTTCTCAAATAAAGAATGTAACTAAACAATGAAATGCACATGTTTGTTCATGAGGAGGGTTGATATGTATAGTTTTCTTTCAAGAGAATTAGATACATCCGATAACCAGTTTACAAAGAAACGATGGCAATTCAATACAGACACAAGTTTTTCCAGAACAATCCAATTTAATATATTTAGAACAATTGAAACCGACATTACACAAATATATGCACAAAAAGATATCATGAAGTACACTAAAGTTTTGTTTATGCTTTATGAATACGCTAATTATCAACGCACCGAGGGAGAGCAAAATCAGGCTATTAGAGCATATGAATACTTCATGCACGAATCAAATCAAAAGGGCATGTATTTCAACGGGTTCAGAGAGTTTCATGAATCATTAGATTATACAGAAATCTACTACAACATTGCTTTTTTATATCATGAGTTGGGCAACTTTGAAAAAGGAATGCATAATTTCGCTAAAGCAGATGAGGAGCACAGTAAAAGAAATAAGGTGGAGATTGGTCAACTCTTGGTCGGAATGATCGATAAAAAGGGAACTCCGTTTTGGAATTTTAGCAACCACCTTTGCCTAAATTGTGGAGGTTATGATAGCTTCGGTAAACCTTTTAGCTATCAAGCATTGTTTGGTAAAAAATTTGAAGTGAAAGAAGTCAGATTACTACTGGACGATATGCCACTCATACTTAAGTTGCAGTTTGTTTTATCCGTGGAAGAGTTCTGGAACGTGTATTCTTATAGCTATAATATTATGAAAGGCTTAAGAGTTAATCGATTTCTTGGTAATCTCGTATGGATTTTGGAAGCCTACTCTAAATATAAATTAGGGAAAGAGCTCATCAATTTTAAGATTGTCCTTGATGAACTGATTCAAAAACATCCGAGACTCTATCAAAGGTTCAATACCCTTTTGCATCGCACTAAAAATCTG encodes:
- a CDS encoding SDR family oxidoreductase, whose amino-acid sequence is MLKDYRGVFRQFKGIFRPILLPQMRLKLKPDRTHNKEDLMKIAIVTGGSNGIGKATALELGKRGISVILTYHSYKDRAEDVVKEIEKNTGVRALALKLDLTQKSAFEGFILEVKESLQNIWNRNTFDYLVNNGGVGWPMMFTEMSEEYFDKILNTNFKGPVFLTQQLTGFMEDAGAIVNTSSSSKNQSFPGYSVYGSLKAAFSTWTRYIAKELAPRQIRVNAVSPGPTHSNFGDGVFDKHPEFIKPLAEQSVFGRIGQPEDLAKVIVSLLSDDFGWVTAQDIEVSGGHLL